TGTAAAACTCTTACCAGATTCCGCAGAGATGATTTGTTTAAAACTCTGTTCATAATGGACACCTGATGTTTCGTTTGGATGCAGCGGAGGGATATATCTGCTAGTGGACTTTATGCAAGGACGTTTGTAGGGAAATCTCGCGATAGAATCCCGAGAATTTTTCGGAGAGTTTGGCTACATTTCTCCATGTCGCCTCataactgtaattttttttttatttaatttttttttaagcttagaTAAGTTGGctaaataatgtttgttttgtttcaatgCTTCAATCAAAAGagctatacacacacacacgcgcgcgcgcacacacacgcacgcctccctcccccccccacacacacatttaggcCTATATGAAAAATTCcttatttaaaatttgacagtACTGCTGCAAGCAAGTAATTTTTTACTCTACAAAAAAGGTAACTGTTGTACTATTTACtatattttactatttaaaataaagacatttctctatttctttttctgaccatttcaaataaatatattaatatatttacagaATGTAATTATTCtaaggcaccagcacccctccggaccccactagggacaagggtgtaaagaaatttaatggatggatatttaTTCTATCTAATTATATTAGATAGAATAGTAGAATAGcacaacctaaaaaaaaaaaaaaacaaataaatatttttcccctCTGAAGATTAATATGTACTTGAGTATTGCCTGCATTATGTGTGTAGCTCTATCtcacattatttttacattggtgttagcttaaaaaaagctataaaactGTGCAAGATCTTAATGAACTTCAAATTTAGTTatcaactttttcattttaaatttcaatcaTCGCACCAAGTATCCTGGGGACTTTGTGTTTAAACTCACATTTTTAAGATGTTGATTTTCTATAATTGTGGCAATGTGAAAAGTTTTTCCAGTAGAGGTCGCCCCACAGCGGTGTGACTCAATATATGCTATACACTCACCAAAATAAAGAACAgagtaataaaaaatttaaaaaaaaaaaaaaggttaaaatataaaaggaGAGAATGAGCACAGccaaataagaaaaatacacatttttattcagaaattgGTTTTAGTGTAAGATGCTATCATTAGTAACATTTACTTTATGGACTCTTTCCAATATGCTGGCTACAGGTGAAAGAAATAAccaatagctaaaaataaactggtAATGATGAAGATCATAGAGCAAATTTCAGTAAACAAATGTGGCCtgttaaagcaaataaatgtagGCACCAaccgatatatatatataaaaaagtgtattttaagtAACAGGTTCCAACTTGCACATTTGAAGAAGAGTGGTTAGCAAGCACTGCCAGCAGAGAGCAACATAAACAGACTCAAAGCCTGCCCACAGAAAGCATAACGAGCAGGGGGTCCAAGCGGAGATTTGCATATGGCACCCTCTCCCCGGACCTACACAGGTCCTGGTTCCTGCAGACGTCACTGGTCGATGGTCTTTGTTTTCTCTCCACCTCCCGGAGGAGGAATACAAGTTTATCCTGCAGCCAGGGACGGGACGGTCGGGCTCCTCCGCCGCTGCTCTCCTCCGTCCGTGGGCGTGCAACTCGACTTTCTGTCCTGTATGGTGGACGTCTTGCTCAACACTTCTTTCTTGGATGATATGGGGGATCGTTCAAAAAGTAAGATAGGCTACTTTCATTTTGAGGAACATTTAGTGTTTATGTCTATTTTAACTCATTTGAAATGGGATTTCTCTatcttttttacatataaaaatacaGCGAAAGTAACACTTGGGAAAACACATGGATTGCCACGTAATTATTCATATAAGATAAAAATCTGCGAAATAACCTTGCATGATATgatcaataatatttagcttctGCGTCTACAATATTATAACGCCGCAGCTAATACTGATGGAACGGCGTTCATGCTTGTTTTGCATTAGTTTCTTATAGATTAAAGTGGATCCAACATGCATTTCATTAAAGTTTCACATTAATGTATTTCCTTTTCATAGAGAAGTCGGGAATCGCAATGTGCGTGGGGTGTGGAAGTCAGATACACGACCAGTACATCCTGAGAGTTTCCCCGGACCTGGAGTGGCATGCAGCCTGCCTCAAGTGTGCAGAGTGCAACCAGTATCTGGATGAGACGTGCACTTGCTTCGTCCGGGACGGAAAGACTTACTGTAAAAGAGATTATGCAAGGTAGAGAAGGCCACTGTGGAAGTTTGtgaaatttattattaataatattaattataataataacaacaacaacaacaaagaagagaAGCACGCAATAGGTTTCGATAATTGTGCTCATTTGAACATGCTGAGAAAGCATTGAGCTATTCAATAACAAATCCACATCTTTATGTATCTTTCTCAGATTGTTTGGcatcaaatgtgcaaaatgtgactTGGGCTTCTGCAGCAGCGACCTGGTGATGAGGGCCCGAGGCAATGTGTATCACATGGAGTGTTTTCGGTGCTCGGTGTGCAGCCGACACCTCCTGCCGGGGGATGAGTTCTCGCTGCGGGACGACGAGCTTCTGTGTCAGGCCGATCACGGCTTGTTGGTGGATCGGTCCTCTGCAGGAAGCCCGCTGAGTCCCGGGAACATTCACACCAGACCGCTGCACATTGCTGGTATACAGTAGTTATTATTATGATtacgatgatgatgattattattattattccaaattcattttatttttatttttaataaattaattaattttattttttgtttttatttttgcaacacaTTGCAAATTTGTTGCTCAAATTATTTCGTTTTTAAACGCCTTTCCCTTTAGATTCCATTTCGGTCCGGCACCCACCTCACCACCGGAACCACGTCCACAAGCAGTCCGAAAAGACCACCCGTGTCCGGACGGTGCTCAACGAGAAGCAGCTGCACACGCTGCGGACATGCTACAACGCCAACCCGAGGCCGGACGCCCTGATGaaggagcagctggtggagatGACCGGCCTGAGCCCCAGGGTGATCCGGGTCTGGTTCCAGAACAAGCGCTGCAAGGACAAGAAGAAGTCCATTCTGATGAAGCAGCttcagcaacagcagcagagcGACAAAACCGTACGTGAAGTGCAGTTCTTGATTCTTAAAACTTTATCAAGAAGAGCAACACTGTAACTATTTCTTGATACAATGGAGAATTAGATAATAATAGGATAATGTTTGCATGTCTTGTTTGTAACAACAACAATGATAATATTGATTAGGGCCTAGTAGTTAAAACGGTTATAAGACACATTTTGGAGACATAGAGGGACatctaaattaataattaagaataaataaaaaatatatgctgaatgacattttttaattaaatttcggtgtgtgttttttttttttcatagagtGCATGTTTGCGTTCTTCCTTTCCTAATGAAAGTGATCTGTTCTGcagtgatatttatttattttagattcgTTTGATAGATTGTGAATTATACGTTTTCCCTAACTGTGCAAGATCTTAATGAACTATTTTCATTCCCTGCCAGAATCTGCAGGGCCTGACTGGCACTCCTCTGGTGGCTGGGAGTCCGATCCGGCACGACAACGCCGTGCAGGGGAATCCAGTGGAGGTGCAGACCTACCAGCCTCCCTGGAAAAGCCTCAGCGACTTTGCCCTGCAGACCGACTTGGACCAGCCTGCTTTCCAGCAACTGGTGGGCTACATTTGCATTCATAAGAGTGTTTTAAAATGCATGcaaaacacacagctgcagttgcatgaaaagaaagaaaggaagaaactgTAGCATATGCATTATAACCCAGGAACAGATTTtgtagaattaaaaaaacaaaaacgcctAAAACTCATGCTGTGGTTTTAGTAGATAATCTTGCAATTTAGGAAAAGAGAAAAcggacaaaaactaaaaaaaaaataaaaaatagtttgacCTTAATTATAAACTCCtaaccaaaattttaaaaaaaatcacaatatgaTATAATTTTTCACGTGACTGATCCAGGCTGTTTCGCCCATAGGTTTCTTTCTCTGAGTCGGGCTCTTTGGGAAACTCCTCGGGCAGCGACGTGACCTCCCTGTCGTCTCAACTACCGGACACACCGAACAGCATGGTTCCGAGTCCCGTCGACACGTGAGGAGGCGTCGGGGTCAGCTGGAGGCCCCCCACTCCCCAACACCCGAGCTCTCAGCCTCACCATCCAAACAAGGAAGCGCAAAAAGACCCCGTTGACATTACATGGACCAGGATGGATTATGCTGCAGGATAGATTCGCGCAGGTCCAAACTGGGAGGACGGGAAGTCTGACTGCATCCTGGATACACAGCTGTAGATGAACGCGAGGGGCTTTCCtcctgtaaagaaaaacaaaacaaaacaaaacaaaaaacaaaatcgtGCCAATAGCTACCTGGATATACTGGGAAGAATGTGATGGGATTCAAGCACATAAAGCCCATGCTGGACGTCTGAACGTCAACGATTCCAGTATGTTTGTCAGAAAAATGCAACCTGTGTAGATGTGCATGACCTATAAGTTTCACTAGACTGTTGTAAATTATTGGATCAGATGAAAGAGGTGCACCTCTCGCCTTTCTTATAGTAAaataagttattattatttattatgaaGGCAAACATAACTGatcttataaataaaacaattgctTACTGCATGCATAATCAATTTGTCAATtaataagttaaaaaatatatgtaatttatttttccttgaaGAAAAGTGGACAAAATGAATGCTGGTGTCAGAGCAGgtcaaactaaacaaaaaaaatgtcaatgttttgATATGTAAATTGCCTATGAAAAGTGAAGCTTGCGGGGAATTAGAATGAGTTTggtttcttaatttaaaaagtatggGGATGACGTCATCCATAGCAAGGGTGTTCCTTAGCGACGATTGCAACCTTTGTGTTTTGGTGAAATTAGACAGATTTTAGCTGAAATTATGTCGAAGTCAAGTTCTAAACACAACACCGATTTTGAAGAATTCTCAAGACGTTCCATTTATGCCAATAACGCAAGCAATgtgaagaaaaagctaaataatcattttaaaaaagagttaTAAATAGAAATCAAAGCTGAATTGTCTTTGTGAATTGTGAAtataaaaaagagcaaataattTGCTGAATGTTCTAACCGTGATATGTGAGGATAATAAACAGACGgacaaataataacaataatagttATTCCTATAAAGCAAACTACTTTTTCCTTTCATAAACAATTTATCAAATAAGACactaagttactttttagtTGAAAATGGGGTCAAATTAATTAGTTGTGCGTGTCAGAGGAAGTATCCCATCGGCTCCAAATTTAGGACAAGCCTCAGAGATCTTACCTTTTGATATCGTTTATGAACAGCGACATTTGATAGTGTTTGAAGAGTTTGTTCAGAAAagtgttaagaaaaaaatcagtaaaactGGTAATGATGCTGCACGTCTACGAAACGTAGACCATGATTGCAGAAAAATGGTGCAAGAtgtaaaaaagataaatgaacCGGTAATAACCTCGCGTGACCTGTTTAAATTCGGAAGTGGAA
Above is a window of Xiphophorus hellerii strain 12219 chromosome 2, Xiphophorus_hellerii-4.1, whole genome shotgun sequence DNA encoding:
- the isl2a gene encoding insulin gene enhancer protein isl-2a, whose protein sequence is MAPSPRTYTGPGSCRRHWSMVFVFSPPPGGGIQVYPAARDGTVGLLRRCSPPSVGVQLDFLSCMVDVLLNTSFLDDMGDRSKKKSGIAMCVGCGSQIHDQYILRVSPDLEWHAACLKCAECNQYLDETCTCFVRDGKTYCKRDYARLFGIKCAKCDLGFCSSDLVMRARGNVYHMECFRCSVCSRHLLPGDEFSLRDDELLCQADHGLLVDRSSAGSPLSPGNIHTRPLHIADSISVRHPPHHRNHVHKQSEKTTRVRTVLNEKQLHTLRTCYNANPRPDALMKEQLVEMTGLSPRVIRVWFQNKRCKDKKKSILMKQLQQQQQSDKTNLQGLTGTPLVAGSPIRHDNAVQGNPVEVQTYQPPWKSLSDFALQTDLDQPAFQQLVSFSESGSLGNSSGSDVTSLSSQLPDTPNSMVPSPVDT